The proteins below come from a single Halostagnicola larsenii XH-48 genomic window:
- a CDS encoding VOC family protein: MTDEPEITATPPDSPISVTGTDHITLIGSNEEDTIEYYRDLLGMPLVLRQPNLDDPNSTHLFFDTGDGRIITFFVTDDRQSDHRPLRNQVGSVHHLSFSIDAEEFVEIRDALEESRYGYNEFDRGIFHSLYTRDHNGLTIELSADKYDIPDDRRGEVLATTQRIREEDGSEFAEDEHLAAALEELGLDAEPADLPDAPTGAGI, from the coding sequence ATGACCGACGAACCCGAAATCACCGCGACGCCGCCGGACAGTCCGATCAGCGTCACCGGCACCGACCACATCACGCTCATCGGCAGCAACGAGGAAGACACCATCGAGTACTACCGGGACCTGCTTGGCATGCCGCTGGTGCTCAGACAGCCGAACCTCGACGATCCGAACTCCACGCACCTCTTTTTCGATACGGGCGACGGCCGGATCATCACCTTCTTCGTGACCGACGATCGCCAGTCGGACCACCGCCCGCTGCGCAATCAGGTCGGCTCGGTCCACCACCTCTCGTTTTCGATCGACGCCGAGGAGTTCGTCGAGATCCGCGACGCGCTCGAGGAGTCTCGATACGGCTACAACGAGTTCGATCGGGGCATCTTCCACTCGCTGTACACCCGCGATCACAACGGCCTCACCATCGAACTCTCGGCGGACAAGTACGACATTCCGGACGACCGCCGCGGCGAAGTGCTCGCGACGACCCAGCGGATCCGCGAGGAAGATGGCTCCGAATTCGCCGAGGACGAACACCTCGCGGCCGCACTCGAGGAACTGGGTCTCGACGCCGAGCCCGCGGACCTGCCGGACGCGCCGACGGGCGCGGGGATCTGA
- a CDS encoding ABC transporter ATP-binding protein: MNLRLANVGKRYAEDVWGVRGVDLELEQGIHGLLGPNGAGKSTLMRIITTVSEPTTGSAYWNGTDTVETPSAVRDVLGYLPQQFGVYPDLTATEFLEYIAALRGLDRETADARIDELLSLTNLQQARDRKLRTFSGGMHQRVGIAQALVNDPDLLVVDEPTVGLDPEERVRFRNVLSSTASDRVVLLSTHIVPDIEATAKTVALLEEGELVTHADPESLVEATDGKVYEYVAPRDDLEAVRREYQVSGTVQRADGVSVRVIADERPVPEATPVTPTLEDAYLDRIERRGAA, translated from the coding sequence ATGAACCTGCGATTAGCAAACGTCGGCAAACGATACGCCGAGGACGTGTGGGGCGTTCGCGGAGTCGACCTCGAGTTGGAGCAGGGAATTCACGGCCTGCTCGGACCCAACGGTGCCGGTAAATCGACGCTGATGCGGATCATTACGACCGTCTCCGAGCCGACCACCGGAAGCGCCTACTGGAACGGGACCGACACCGTCGAGACGCCCTCGGCCGTCCGAGACGTGCTCGGCTACCTGCCACAGCAGTTCGGCGTCTATCCGGATCTCACCGCAACGGAGTTCCTCGAGTATATCGCCGCCCTCCGCGGACTGGACCGAGAAACCGCCGACGCCCGTATCGACGAACTGCTCTCGCTGACGAACCTCCAGCAGGCTCGAGACCGGAAACTCCGGACGTTCTCGGGCGGGATGCACCAGCGCGTCGGCATCGCGCAGGCGCTCGTAAACGATCCCGACCTACTGGTCGTCGACGAGCCGACGGTCGGACTCGATCCGGAGGAGCGAGTTCGCTTTCGAAACGTCCTCTCCTCGACGGCGAGCGATCGCGTCGTTCTCCTCTCGACGCACATCGTTCCGGACATCGAAGCGACAGCGAAGACGGTCGCGCTGCTCGAGGAGGGGGAACTCGTTACGCACGCGGATCCGGAGTCGCTCGTCGAGGCGACCGACGGAAAGGTATACGAATACGTTGCGCCGCGCGACGACCTCGAAGCCGTTCGACGCGAGTACCAGGTCTCGGGCACCGTCCAGCGAGCGGACGGGGTCAGCGTGCGGGTGATCGCCGACGAGCGACCGGTCCCCGAGGCGACGCCCGTGACGCCGACGCTCGAGGACGCCTACCTCGATCGGATCGAACGGCGAGGGGCGGCCTGA
- a CDS encoding SDR family oxidoreductase, which yields MALTRPDLSGQTAFITGTTRGIGKAIALALAEQGCNIVSTGKTSEEDDDANGRDLEGTIEQTAREARDRGVDALPIQVNVREEREVEAAAERAIEEFGEVNIVINNASAIQIANVEDLPANRFDLLTDVNVRGTHLTSRAFLEHLKDVEDSWLLTNAPPVTVDRAPGEAPYAWSKLGMTFLTLSLASELGNHDVGCNAFWPVTAIDTRATRYFGLGTEDDWRTPDIVADTVLEILSRDPAEYTGNAVYDEELLREAGLEDFSEYNLTEGDPAPMSAQMFDPEFTRSA from the coding sequence ATGGCACTCACACGACCGGACCTCTCCGGGCAGACGGCGTTTATCACGGGAACGACGCGCGGAATCGGCAAAGCGATCGCGCTCGCGCTCGCCGAGCAGGGGTGTAACATCGTCTCGACCGGCAAGACGAGCGAGGAAGACGACGACGCGAACGGCCGCGACCTCGAGGGGACCATCGAACAAACCGCCCGCGAGGCCCGCGATCGCGGCGTCGACGCCCTGCCGATTCAGGTGAACGTCCGCGAGGAACGCGAGGTCGAGGCCGCCGCCGAGCGCGCCATCGAGGAGTTCGGCGAGGTCAACATCGTCATCAACAACGCGAGCGCGATCCAGATCGCGAACGTCGAAGACCTCCCCGCGAACCGCTTCGACCTGCTGACCGACGTGAACGTGCGCGGAACGCATCTCACCTCCCGAGCGTTCCTCGAGCACCTCAAAGACGTCGAGGATTCGTGGCTTCTGACCAACGCGCCGCCGGTTACGGTCGACCGAGCGCCCGGCGAGGCCCCCTACGCCTGGTCGAAACTCGGCATGACGTTCCTGACGCTCTCGCTCGCGAGCGAACTCGGGAACCACGACGTCGGCTGTAACGCCTTCTGGCCGGTCACAGCGATCGACACCCGAGCGACGCGGTACTTCGGACTCGGCACCGAAGACGACTGGCGGACGCCCGACATCGTCGCCGATACCGTCCTCGAGATCCTCAGCCGGGATCCCGCCGAATACACCGGCAACGCTGTCTACGACGAGGAACTGCTTCGGGAGGCCGGCCTCGAGGACTTTTCGGAATACAACCTCACCGAGGGTGATCCAGCGCCGATGTCGGCGCAGATGTTCGACCCCGAGTTCACCCGATCGGCGTGA
- a CDS encoding thiamine pyrophosphate-dependent dehydrogenase E1 component subunit alpha: MSRDVLDRAPDDRVQILDPTGEVVAPDLLPDLEEATLHAMYRDMKFCRRFDERMISLQRQGRLGTYASLAGQEGSQIGSTYALSEADMLSFQYREHGAVVSRDLPWEYLLYWMGHEDGNAALADVNVFPLNISIAGHIPHAVGWSWAAKLRGDERVGVVHFGDGSTSEGDFHEGLNFAGVFDTPTVFFCNNNQWAISVPRERQTASATIAQKADAYGFTGVQVDGMDPLATYVVTKAARERALGSLEDAPADGTNADSDASDRLRPTLIEAVQYRFGAHTTADDPSVYRDDEEVKQWRERDPIDRFELFLRNRGLIDNGHIEAVEAEVEETLEDLLDRTAAYEPDPREMFEYTYEEPTERLEDQRAHLESLRSTHGDDALLEDE, translated from the coding sequence ATGTCACGCGACGTACTCGACCGGGCACCCGACGACCGCGTGCAGATTCTCGACCCGACGGGCGAGGTCGTCGCCCCGGACCTCCTGCCCGATCTCGAGGAAGCGACGCTGCACGCGATGTACCGGGATATGAAGTTCTGCCGGCGGTTCGACGAGCGGATGATCAGTCTCCAGCGTCAGGGCCGGTTGGGAACCTACGCCTCGCTCGCGGGCCAGGAGGGCTCCCAGATCGGATCGACCTACGCGCTCTCCGAGGCGGATATGCTCTCCTTTCAGTACCGCGAACACGGGGCGGTCGTCTCGCGGGACCTCCCCTGGGAGTACCTGCTGTACTGGATGGGCCACGAAGACGGCAACGCCGCGCTGGCAGACGTGAACGTCTTCCCGCTTAACATCTCCATCGCCGGGCACATCCCCCACGCCGTCGGCTGGTCGTGGGCGGCCAAACTCCGGGGCGACGAGCGCGTCGGCGTCGTCCACTTCGGCGACGGCTCGACGAGCGAGGGCGACTTCCACGAGGGGCTGAACTTCGCGGGCGTCTTCGACACCCCGACGGTCTTTTTCTGTAACAACAACCAGTGGGCGATCTCGGTCCCCCGCGAGCGCCAGACCGCGAGTGCCACCATCGCCCAGAAGGCAGACGCCTACGGGTTCACGGGCGTGCAAGTCGACGGGATGGACCCGCTGGCGACCTACGTCGTGACGAAGGCCGCTCGAGAGAGAGCGCTCGGTTCGCTCGAGGACGCGCCGGCGGACGGCACAAACGCCGACTCCGACGCGAGCGACCGGTTGCGGCCCACGCTCATCGAGGCGGTCCAGTACCGCTTCGGGGCTCACACGACGGCCGACGATCCGAGCGTCTACCGGGACGACGAGGAGGTCAAACAGTGGCGCGAGCGGGATCCGATCGACCGGTTCGAACTCTTTCTCCGGAATCGGGGACTCATCGACAACGGCCACATCGAGGCCGTCGAGGCGGAGGTCGAGGAGACTCTCGAGGACCTGCTCGACCGAACCGCGGCGTACGAACCCGACCCGCGGGAGATGTTCGAGTACACCTACGAGGAGCCGACCGAGCGACTCGAGGACCAGCGGGCCCACCTCGAGTCGCTGCGCTCGACCCACGGCGACGACGCGCTGCTCGAGGACGAGTAG
- a CDS encoding ABC transporter permease, with the protein MSPSTSDRIGGGEGTGDDDATDGDAIGRSRNTFAGDVWVNFKRWNRKAVRNPFVLVVSLAQPFIFLVLFTEVFGNVAGGAVDQGLPGVDYTTFLVPAIAIQVALASAVTSGIGLVNDIENGMFEKVLVTPMNRTAVFVGKTAAEVFRIAIQIAIILGAGVLLGAELATGVLGGAAIVAVGVLFSLWFIAFSNTLAVLTRDQESTIIGANLLQFPLLFLSSAFLPIEVLPNWIQVFARLNPVTYGVDTTRAIMLDEDVMTVLDVTAFGGVLDTIVPGVVVLAGLAIGFGATAVYLLSRASSSDVR; encoded by the coding sequence ATGAGCCCATCAACGTCCGACCGCATCGGCGGCGGTGAGGGCACAGGCGACGATGACGCGACCGACGGCGACGCCATCGGGCGCTCGAGGAACACCTTCGCCGGCGACGTCTGGGTGAACTTCAAGCGCTGGAATCGCAAGGCGGTCCGAAACCCCTTCGTCCTGGTCGTCTCGCTCGCACAGCCGTTTATCTTCCTCGTGTTGTTCACCGAGGTGTTCGGAAACGTCGCCGGCGGCGCCGTCGACCAGGGGCTCCCGGGCGTCGACTACACGACGTTTCTCGTGCCGGCGATCGCGATTCAGGTCGCGCTCGCGTCGGCGGTGACCTCGGGGATCGGACTGGTCAACGACATCGAGAACGGGATGTTCGAGAAGGTACTCGTCACCCCGATGAACAGAACGGCCGTCTTCGTCGGGAAGACCGCCGCCGAAGTGTTTCGCATCGCCATCCAGATCGCGATCATCCTCGGGGCGGGCGTCCTGCTCGGGGCAGAACTCGCGACCGGCGTCCTCGGCGGCGCGGCGATCGTCGCCGTCGGCGTCCTCTTTTCGCTGTGGTTCATCGCGTTCTCGAACACCCTCGCGGTACTGACGCGGGATCAGGAGTCGACGATCATCGGCGCAAACCTGCTCCAGTTTCCGCTCTTGTTCCTCTCGAGTGCGTTCCTTCCGATCGAGGTCCTTCCGAACTGGATTCAGGTGTTCGCCCGGCTGAATCCCGTCACCTACGGGGTCGACACCACGCGGGCGATCATGCTCGACGAAGACGTGATGACGGTACTCGACGTGACGGCGTTCGGCGGCGTACTCGATACGATCGTTCCCGGCGTCGTCGTGCTCGCGGGCCTGGCGATCGGCTTCGGCGCAACGGCCGTCTATCTCCTCTCGAGGGCCTCGAGTTCGGACGTTCGATGA
- a CDS encoding ABC transporter ATP-binding protein encodes MSDEQSTTDGEPDRERTANADRRRSSGRASIEIADLELTYGDGTTAVDGIDMTVADGEFFGFLGPNGAGKTTAIKVLATLLSPTDGEVHVNGFDVRTQAQQIRETIGYMAQETSIDPELTAEENVRFACEAYGVPRGEREDRTAELLELVDLESVADKRSEEFSGGMKKRLDAATALVHRPPLVFLDEPTTGLDPTARNRLWTYFERINERGTTIFLTTQYLDEADTLCERLAVIRGGRIVANGSPAALKRQVGGDVLDIEVEADGAARTRAAEIARAFEEFNGALVEETETGISVTAERARRVGPDLLVALRDSGVTVTGFNVRAPSLDDVFLAVTGERVETESTDSSVAADSEGPT; translated from the coding sequence ATGTCGGACGAACAGTCGACGACGGACGGCGAACCCGACCGCGAGCGGACAGCGAACGCGGATCGACGGCGGTCGTCGGGACGTGCGTCCATCGAGATAGCGGACCTGGAACTGACGTACGGGGACGGAACGACGGCCGTCGACGGCATCGATATGACCGTCGCCGACGGCGAGTTCTTCGGCTTTCTGGGTCCGAACGGCGCGGGGAAGACGACGGCGATCAAGGTCCTCGCGACGTTGCTCTCGCCGACCGACGGCGAGGTTCACGTGAACGGGTTCGACGTCCGAACGCAAGCCCAGCAGATCCGCGAGACGATCGGGTACATGGCACAGGAGACGAGCATCGACCCCGAACTGACGGCCGAAGAGAACGTTCGGTTCGCGTGCGAGGCCTACGGCGTTCCGCGGGGCGAACGCGAGGACCGGACCGCCGAGTTGCTCGAGCTCGTCGACCTCGAGTCGGTCGCGGACAAGCGCTCGGAGGAGTTTTCCGGCGGTATGAAAAAACGCCTCGACGCGGCGACCGCGCTCGTTCACCGACCGCCGCTCGTCTTTCTCGACGAGCCGACAACCGGCCTCGATCCGACGGCCCGAAACCGGCTCTGGACGTACTTCGAACGGATCAACGAACGGGGCACGACGATCTTTTTGACGACGCAGTACCTCGACGAGGCCGACACGCTCTGTGAACGACTCGCGGTGATTCGCGGCGGCCGGATCGTTGCCAACGGCTCGCCCGCGGCGTTGAAACGGCAGGTCGGCGGCGACGTACTCGACATCGAGGTAGAAGCGGACGGGGCCGCTCGAACGCGAGCCGCCGAGATCGCTCGAGCGTTCGAGGAGTTCAACGGCGCGCTGGTCGAGGAGACCGAGACCGGGATCAGCGTCACCGCCGAACGGGCGCGTCGCGTCGGCCCCGACCTGCTCGTCGCGCTGCGGGACTCGGGCGTCACCGTCACGGGATTTAACGTTCGCGCGCCGTCGCTGGACGACGTGTTCCTCGCGGTCACCGGCGAGCGGGTCGAAACCGAATCCACGGACTCGTCCGTGGCCGCCGACTCGGAGGGACCCACATGA